The DNA sequence TAGAAAACAATCAAATTgtagtttttcattttcatttaagAATGGCATGGACCGTCCACATAATATTTGGCCCATGGGCCTTCAGGCTAGCAATtacttgttttatatttattttttcttcatatagtgtgagattttaataatttttgtttttatttaattaaattagtaaaaataataaattttataaatttgtttcttaaaatgagtaatatttttatttttataaattttaatttttatgtacaaatatattagaaaattatTAACTAGTTAGAAGAAATGAACTTTTAGTTTAAATcgttttaattttctattaaaagcaaaagaaatttatttatatctcaagaatatagaaattatttgagaaattgccagtataaaaataaaattaagtaaatatttcTTACGCAGATAAaaacaattacattaaaatttacaGCTATTTTTTCAACTTTGAAGTCTTTCTCATTGTACTTAAGCAACgctattatttaaaattcgaAAAAAAAGTTTCATTATTCAGTGAGAAAATAAGTTTACCAAATTATCTCGTATTTTAAGTAgatatcaatttttctttttcttttatttatttcactttttattgtttaaaaaatagtatttagtattttttaattttatgaattttttatttctagtaacagcaaatattttatttagtaaaacTTATTGactaaatctaaaataatattatttatatttgaaactagatattttatataacatcactatttttttaaaatatgtatttctactttgatataaaattatttatggtAAAGATAATAAATCAATGTTGATCATGTGATTTTTCACGTAAagtaaataatgaattttaaagtaaactattcatttaaatattaaaatatcaccTCTTctagtattatttaaataaaggttatGCTTTTAGTCTTCacaaatttaagattttttaatattaattatctaatatatttttgtggtttattaattttttaaaattttaaaatatttcaattaagtCTTATAGTTAAATGTTGTTGTTAATTTTGAGTGTCACTTGCTTGCACAATTACtccttaaatattattatataatattttgttacaagAGATTATAATGAcgatatttttttcaaatattaattgtattaaacaaaattatttttaaattaaattaaaattataaaattcaaaagaagaaagtaaaaaatataaaaaatatgaaattatgaaatacaaaattataaaataaaaattacaaaattacaaaaaattacaaaattacaaaattataaaaatatataatttcataattttaaaattataaaatatacaaatatacaaatataaaaatatataattataaactataaaattatgaagTTGTGAAATTATGAAGatacaaaattatcaaattgtaaatattttaattttaatttttgtaattttataattttataattttatagttatgtatttaatttttataattttttttatttttatttttaaatttataattttaattaagtttaaaaataaatttcatttcatatagtaaatatttaaaatatatctcGTCATCGTAGTCACTTATGATAAATATTATGTGATGAGATTTAATAAAGGTGATAGTACAAGATAATTGACATATCacaaagttaacaaaaattttcacttgtgaaaaattttaaagtatcaaTGATTTAATAGATCACCAAAATTTATGAGATACTCGGctaaaatttcttaaatttatgtgaaactaaaaatataattatgccttaaataaataaataaaactatttaacatgttgaaagtattaaaattatattaatctcTCCCTATATTATACATTTTGCGAAGACTACATtgcttaaattttttttcttaccatTTTTAAGAAGCTAGcgaaatatattttcacaaaatatcTCTTTAAGAAAAAGCTTATTCCCAAcagcatttttttttacattgttaCACTGTTAATGAAAaaagtgaatatatatatatatatatatatatatatatatatatgcttccaaataatttttacattatGTAACCAAGAAAAAAACTAGtagttttttttacaataaaaaagtgtatagaaatgtaaaataagaaataacatGAAAAAATGACAGGAAAGTATAGTTTATGTTAAAGATTACATTTTCAGCTACTAATAGTATTTTTTACATGAAGTGTAGAGTAAATCGAGTGGCAAGAAGGGGTTCTCTTCTCCATGTCGACAAAGGGCAAAAGGTTTCTATCTGTGCCGGTGTTGGCAGTGTTTTCGTTAATGTGTTTTGTGTATTACAGTTCAATCTTCGTCTTCCTCCATGACTGGCTCAATTTGCAGAGTTCCCCTGCCACTTTGAATGCCtatctcttctctctctttgcgtttctctcccttttctctttcttttcctgCGTTTTCACTGATCCCGGTCACGTGCCTTCTTCCTATGCCCCAGATGTTGAATTCTCCAAAGATGTAAGCTTTTCTCGCATCTATACAATGGGTATGTGTTGAATGAATCCTGGGGATGCTTTGCGTTTACATTTGCTGCTTCGGAATACGATCTATGTCTTTAAACCTGTAGCTTCTTTGTGTCCCTTGCGTGAATTGAGTAGGAAATTGAAGTGAATTTCTCTGAATTTTGGTTTATTTGTGAATCGTCAATGATCAATGCTGCAGGTGCTTCAAATTAGCTGTTGTTTATGATTATTGAATAGTTTATTGTGTTTAACGTATGGCTTTTTGATCTTGTGTATATCTTCTTGTGGGAGATCCCAGTTGAGTAGTAATATGACcaaaataatgtatatattatgaatgaaCTTTTGGGCATGAGTTAGGtccaaatttgaattttataatttttatgattggATTGGATTAGATTAGATTATATTAGATTCTCTAGCATTACCTTCTCACTCATTGTGATTTCTTGTGGCCAAGGATTTAGGTGTTGCTTTTACATTGTGTAAAGTTGTTGATGTGTTTATGACAGATTAAGGtgttgatattgttattttttcttacatattGATGATCTACTTTATTTGATCTGTTGCTGAGTTCCTTGATTAACTTGCTGCAGAGTGAAGCACCGAAGAAATGTGACAAGTGCTTTGTGTACAAACCTCCGAGGACACATCATTGTCGAGTTTGCAGAAGGTGTATTCTGAAAATGGTAGGTCAGTTGTTGTAAGTTACTTTGAGTTCGATTTAACATTTCAGTTCACAAAACAAGGATTTATTttgacctttttttttgttgctaaatTTGATGTAGGATCATCACTGCTTGTGGATAAATAATTGTGTTGGTTATTGGAATTATAAggctttctttgtttttgtattatatGCCACCATTTCAAGTATTTATGCTACAGTAAGTTTTCAATCTGGCATCTGCTGATTCTTTTGTGGATAGATTTTTATTTGACATAAGCATTTACAATGTGCAGGTCATATTTATAAGCTGTGTATTTCAGAAGGACTGGGACCTCATTAAAGGGAGTTCTCTTAAGATCTTTTATGTAAGTTAAATGCTATTGTTATTTAAAGATGTTCTAACATATATGCAATTAATTTGTACTCctgtcaaatatataaaaaaaaacttgtatgCTATACATATTTATCCTTTCTAAAGGCTGTAGTCTGTTCATTCTTCAAAATCTTTCAACACATTTTTTACGTTTTGAATAATTAAGTTAATTTCAGATGCTGGAATCGTCACAGTTACTCGTAATCTATTCATGTTATTACATGTCTCCTAGTTTATTCAATTGCAAATAattctaatttcatttttcttccacTTATAAGCTAAGGCATTCTCTTAAGTTGAGAGAACCCTTGTACCTTTCCTTCGTTCATTTGCTTCAAtcacattttttcttcatcttgcctgatatatatatatatattgcatgcACCGTAATGGGGTTATGTTGTAACTCTGACAACAACCACACTAGTCTTAACAGAGTATCCCAATGCAATAGCTACTACACAAAGTTAGCAATTGATCCAAATTATCATAAACTGAAAGAACCAACGGTGGCACATAAATTGAATTTCATCTCGATGGGATTACTCCTCAGTTTTTCCACGGAAAACTGATCCAGATCGAACTGCACCTATATTTTACTTTGGTACTGTGTCAGATTAATTTACTAATTTTGTTACTGCTTGTCtagtgtttccttctactagtAATGGTGTTTAAGATTGGCTTAGCATAATTTCTATTTTAGAATTTGGACTATTTAGCATATAATGTCACGTATTGGAATTTTATGTTTGTCTTGGCATAATTTCATTATGGGTATTGGATTGTGTAGACAAGGTTTATTATGCTTCGGATATGATTATTGATGTGTGTActtcatcatttttatttatttaaaaaactggAAATCAATCCAATTCAAACTTATTTAAATTGGATTGGACCAGATATGgttaaaaaaaaagcaaaattgATCAAATGATGAAAGCTAAAACCACAATGATTGGAATAGGTTTTTTTCCCTCCAAACTAATCCAGTCCAAATTGTGAGCTTCTTTAAGTCTTATCTCTCTTAGTGAGATAGGTTACACGGATTACACAGTATCATTGGATATTATTCACCATTTCACCCGTTTTAGTAATTTCCTTTATTAGTATTGGATTGTATATTGTgtcacaaaattttattatttttccaatGTAATGATTGTGTTGTGTATTgtcacaatttatttattttcttaatttgaaaAACTGAAAATTGATTCAATAACTGATTTAAATTGGATTGGATcagttttgaaagaaaaaaaatgatcaaatgatgaaatgaaaaaaCCACGATGATTGGATAAGGTAGGTTTTCTCCCATAAAACCGAACCAATTGAAATTGCAATCTCCTTTAAGTCTTATCTAAGTGAGGTAGGTTACACGGATTACATGGGATCATTGACTTGGTTAAAAGCCAAATTCTATGGGATATATTCAGCGTGTCATCCCTTTTAATGATTTCTTGTAATGTTGTTCTTGGCTTGTTTTGGGCATATCTATGTTGGAAGAAAACGGGATGGGCAATGGCTGATGGGTCCCAAACTGACCCaatagttagttagttagttagagTTGTTATAGTTGGGAAAGGGGCTTTTACTGAGACTGCTGATTGTTTATGTGATAGGAGAGTCTAGAGTCTCTTGGAATTTCTGTATGAATTTCATTTGCAATATAGACAGTttacacactttgcttatgcaAGCATGATGCTGCATAGTGATCCTCGGCTGTACCATTGTATAGCGAGGAGTCTTTGGCAGAGGGGTACATTAGTTTTAGACCCACTTTACAGTGAGTGTAGTCAGGAATTCAGTTCTTTAATAAAGTCAAATCCATGTTTCTTGTTAATTCTGCAGTCCCAATTGGCCTTAGAGTTCTTAGATCTAGAGAATGATACAAGATTCAATTAAGATAAGGGTTGTGGGAGACCACAAGACTCGATAATTTTGGCCAATAGGGATCTTCAAACCCATCTAGAGGATTTGTGACAGTAGGTAGAGGAACCACATTGATAGTTGGATGTGACGGGGAAAATCTCAAGACCTGGGGACATTGATGATTCTGGTGCAGAAGCTGTGCAATAGAAATCCTGTGGTGGGTATGGAACTGGAAGGATAGATTGCCTTTCTCCGTGGGGATTATGCATGAGCTTATAGGGAGAAACCACTTCGATTTGTTGCCCATGGGAAGTCTAGACTGATTTTCTGCTTGTGTCACTCAGGTGTTTGTTGTGAGACAAACCATTTCATACTCTATTGACACTCATCCCAAGGTTAGGTAATTTATTCGATTGTTTGAGATGGTGTCACCTTGATTATGTGCTGAGATGAGGCAAGAATCTACCAATTTAAGACTAAGGATTTGGCTCACCTTGTGAATTTTCTAGGTATTGTGATGGCTCAATCTGCCACTAGTGTTCCAATATCCTAGGCGAGTTTATGCTTGTTTGAAGACATTCCCATGGATCCAAATAGCAAGCATTTGCAGGACAAAAGAGTCATCGCATATACTTCTTTCTAGTACTTCTAATTTGTTGGAGATCTCACATCGACAAGAGATAAGATcaatttaacaatatataaataaaagcaaacctcaccttacaagccggttttatGAGAAtgagttaggcttaaactcGCTTCCTAATTTAGTATCATAGTTTCCTCAAACGAGGTTTGTTGAGCCTATTGTGTCACTCGCTGTCCCCAAATGTGTAGAGTCTCATGTAAGAGATGTCCATGTCTGAGCTTAAATTTGCTTCCTAATATAATTTGTGGCAAATATGGTCTCTACCGTCACAGAGAGTGAAATACTTTAACACATTAAATAAGTGGTCTCTTGATAGACTACTTTCTCTATCCACAGTTATTTTCATCACAAGTAAATGATGAAGCAACCTGGTTttattttcccccttttctgataattataaacttataatttgCAACT is a window from the Vigna unguiculata cultivar IT97K-499-35 chromosome 7, ASM411807v1, whole genome shotgun sequence genome containing:
- the LOC114190102 gene encoding probable protein S-acyltransferase 15 isoform X1, with translation MSTKGKRFLSVPVLAVFSLMCFVYYSSIFVFLHDWLNLQSSPATLNAYLFSLFAFLSLFSFFSCVFTDPGHVPSSYAPDVEFSKDSEAPKKCDKCFVYKPPRTHHCRVCRRCILKMDHHCLWINNCVGYWNYKAFFVFVLYATISSIYATVIFISCVFQKDWDLIKGSSLKIFYVLYGTMMVGLTITLLTLFGWHVYLVLHNMTTIEYHEGNRAKWLAMKSGQSYRHPFNIGAYRNITSILGPNMLKWLCPTEVSHLKEGVSFPTPRDNS
- the LOC114190102 gene encoding probable protein S-acyltransferase 15 isoform X2 translates to MSTKGKRFLSVPVLAVFSLMCFVYYSSIFVFLHDWLNLQSSPATLNAYLFSLFAFLSLFSFFSCVFTDPGHVPSSYAPDVEFSKDSEAPKKCDKCFVYKPPRTHHCRVCRRCILKMVIFISCVFQKDWDLIKGSSLKIFYVLYGTMMVGLTITLLTLFGWHVYLVLHNMTTIEYHEGNRAKWLAMKSGQSYRHPFNIGAYRNITSILGPNMLKWLCPTEVSHLKEGVSFPTPRDNS